From Acidothermus cellulolyticus 11B, a single genomic window includes:
- a CDS encoding cytochrome P450, with protein sequence MSGATDAAERETEILYRDWYATDPRRPVIRVGRHWLVSSRALVKAVLLDQETFAADNTLDAETPMSVAALRILAGHRFRLPHTLANNSGPSHAGWRRLLAPYFSPSAIERHRAYVDRVAEQLVAEAAAVLARDGVVDLHAAVSQPLPLVVLDRIIGLPPDDIATVKRFAAAALELFWAPLTPERQRVLADQVGAYHARLRRFAQTAGGLGAELRDHAQRTGLSDDDVVGVLFFLVVAGQETTSQFLTALFARLLAEPAVLAGLRRGRIAVADVVAEGLRLLTPVVTWRRVATRDVVLGGTTIPRGGSIVLRLAAAGRDPDEVAEPEHFLPGQRGSRRHLAFGAGAHRCLGAQLATMEAEIVVTRIADLLAEAEVVRAPRHPLNLSFRMPDALVVRSAAVSAGVAPAGGSCRGRSRSM encoded by the coding sequence ATGAGCGGGGCGACTGACGCGGCCGAGCGCGAGACCGAGATCCTTTATCGCGACTGGTACGCGACTGACCCGCGTCGTCCGGTCATCCGGGTGGGGCGGCATTGGCTGGTCTCCTCGCGCGCATTGGTGAAGGCCGTGCTTCTCGATCAGGAGACGTTCGCCGCGGACAACACCCTGGACGCCGAAACACCGATGTCCGTTGCGGCGCTGCGCATCCTGGCTGGGCATCGGTTTCGGCTGCCGCACACGTTGGCGAACAATTCGGGACCGAGCCACGCCGGGTGGCGCCGCTTGCTAGCGCCGTATTTCTCACCCTCGGCGATCGAACGGCATCGGGCGTACGTCGACCGCGTGGCGGAGCAGCTGGTGGCGGAGGCCGCGGCGGTGTTGGCCCGTGACGGTGTCGTCGACCTGCATGCGGCGGTTTCTCAGCCGCTCCCGCTCGTCGTCCTTGACCGGATCATTGGTCTGCCGCCCGACGACATCGCCACCGTGAAGCGGTTTGCCGCCGCGGCGCTGGAGCTGTTCTGGGCGCCGCTCACCCCGGAGCGGCAGCGGGTTCTTGCCGATCAGGTGGGGGCGTATCACGCCCGGTTGCGCCGTTTTGCCCAGACCGCCGGCGGTCTGGGCGCGGAGCTCCGCGATCACGCGCAGCGGACCGGTCTCAGTGACGACGACGTCGTCGGCGTTCTCTTTTTCCTTGTGGTGGCCGGGCAGGAGACCACATCGCAGTTCTTGACGGCGTTGTTTGCCCGGCTGCTTGCTGAGCCCGCGGTACTGGCCGGCCTGCGGAGGGGTCGAATCGCCGTGGCAGACGTCGTCGCCGAAGGTCTGCGGCTGCTGACGCCGGTGGTGACGTGGCGGCGGGTGGCCACCCGTGACGTGGTGCTCGGCGGGACGACGATTCCCCGCGGCGGGTCGATTGTGCTGCGGCTTGCGGCCGCGGGCCGCGACCCGGACGAGGTTGCTGAACCGGAGCATTTCCTGCCCGGCCAGCGCGGCTCCCGCCGGCATCTCGCCTTCGGCGCGGGAGCCCATCGCTGCCTCGGGGCGCAGCTTGCCACGATGGAAGCCGAAATCGTCGTGACGCGGATCGCGGATCTCCTCGCGGAAGCCGAGGTTGTGCGGGCGCCGCGGCATCCGCTGAACCTGTCGTTTCGCATGCCCGATGCTCTCGTCGTTCGGAGTGCCGCTGTATCGGCGGGCGTGGCGCCGGCGGGCGGGTCATGTCGCGGCCGGTCGCGGAGCATGTGA
- a CDS encoding Gfo/Idh/MocA family protein: protein MTAVPWRRPPADGPACFAIIGAGWRAEFLLRIAAAAPEWFTVTGVVARTASRREYLATHWKVPVHATLEDALAARRPDFVVVAVSWDATPECTEAVVRQGIPVLTETPPAPDVPGLRALWQKVGESGLVQVAEQYTRMPGHAARLAAIRSGLIGEPTSADISSTHLYHAVSLLRHYLDVGFTLPVVRATAVTAPLADPLTKDGWRGDATPQPVTTTYAWLDFGGRFATYTFTDNQWWNPLRARRIVVRGSLGEWVDETVVRLVDPFTPVQSVLVRRRVGIDLNLEGVDLDHISLDGQVMYRNRFFGARLSEDDVAVADILADMAAWVRESGPPPYPLAEACQDHLIACAIDDAVKSQQPVLVSPAPWSHAPRPAAT from the coding sequence ATGACTGCCGTACCGTGGCGTCGGCCACCGGCTGACGGTCCGGCGTGCTTCGCCATCATCGGTGCAGGATGGCGGGCCGAATTCCTCCTCCGCATCGCCGCAGCGGCGCCGGAATGGTTCACCGTCACCGGCGTCGTCGCACGAACGGCCTCGCGTCGGGAGTATCTCGCGACGCACTGGAAGGTACCGGTCCACGCGACACTTGAGGATGCGCTTGCTGCGCGGCGTCCCGATTTTGTCGTTGTCGCCGTGTCGTGGGACGCCACACCGGAATGCACGGAAGCGGTGGTACGACAGGGAATCCCTGTTCTTACCGAAACCCCGCCCGCGCCCGACGTCCCCGGACTTCGCGCCCTGTGGCAGAAAGTGGGCGAGAGCGGCCTGGTACAAGTTGCCGAACAATACACGCGAATGCCGGGCCACGCCGCGCGACTGGCCGCCATACGCTCCGGGCTCATCGGCGAACCGACGTCGGCCGACATTTCTTCGACGCATTTGTACCACGCCGTCTCCCTGCTGCGGCATTACCTGGACGTCGGCTTCACCCTTCCGGTCGTGCGGGCCACCGCCGTCACTGCCCCACTTGCCGATCCGCTCACAAAAGACGGATGGCGCGGCGACGCCACTCCCCAGCCCGTTACGACCACCTACGCCTGGCTCGACTTCGGCGGACGATTCGCCACGTACACGTTCACCGACAACCAATGGTGGAACCCGCTTCGGGCCCGGCGGATCGTCGTCCGCGGCAGCCTCGGCGAGTGGGTCGACGAGACCGTCGTCCGCCTTGTCGATCCGTTCACACCGGTGCAATCCGTGTTGGTCCGCAGGCGCGTCGGTATCGACCTCAATCTCGAAGGAGTTGATCTCGACCACATCAGCCTTGACGGCCAGGTCATGTACCGCAACCGCTTCTTTGGCGCTCGACTCTCCGAAGACGACGTCGCGGTCGCCGACATTCTTGCCGACATGGCCGCGTGGGTGCGCGAATCCGGCCCGCCCCCTTACCCGCTGGCCGAAGCCTGCCAAGACCACCTCATCGCCTGCGCGATCGACGACGCCGTGAAGAGCCAGCAGCCGGTGCTTGTCAGTCCGGCACCGTGGTCACATGCTCCGCGACCGGCCGCGACATGA
- a CDS encoding SDR family NAD(P)-dependent oxidoreductase: MTTTVIVGGTRGIGWEIARHRLGNGDTVVITGRDDKTAADAAAQLGDGARGIGVDLTEPHRIKEKLADIDRVDHLVLAAIDRDTNSVREYDIDRAIRLATIKLVSYTEVVHTLLPAMHDESSVVIFGGRAKDKPYPGSTTVSTVNGGVIGMVNTLAWELAPIRFNAIHPGIVGDSPYWAGKPAEVLEGYRSRTPLGRLATMADIVDAVDFLLTNRAVNAVQLYVDGGWQLT, encoded by the coding sequence GTGACGACGACGGTCATCGTCGGGGGAACCCGCGGCATCGGTTGGGAAATCGCCCGGCACCGGCTCGGCAACGGCGACACCGTGGTGATTACAGGTCGGGACGACAAAACCGCCGCCGATGCCGCCGCCCAGCTCGGCGATGGTGCGCGCGGCATCGGCGTCGACCTCACCGAACCCCACCGCATCAAAGAAAAACTGGCCGACATTGACCGCGTGGACCACCTTGTCCTTGCCGCCATCGATCGAGACACCAACAGCGTCCGCGAATACGACATTGATCGGGCGATTCGGCTCGCCACCATCAAGCTCGTCTCCTACACCGAGGTCGTGCACACTCTCCTACCGGCGATGCACGACGAATCCTCGGTCGTCATTTTCGGCGGACGCGCAAAGGACAAGCCCTATCCCGGTTCAACCACGGTTTCCACGGTCAACGGCGGCGTCATCGGCATGGTGAACACACTCGCGTGGGAATTGGCGCCGATCCGGTTCAATGCCATTCACCCGGGAATTGTCGGCGACAGTCCGTACTGGGCGGGCAAGCCTGCGGAGGTCCTCGAGGGATACCGTTCGCGTACGCCGCTCGGCAGATTAGCCACCATGGCCGACATCGTTGACGCGGTCGATTTTCTCCTGACCAACAGGGCGGTGAACGCCGTGCAGCTCTACGTGGACGGCGGCTGGCAGCTCACGTAG
- a CDS encoding cupin domain-containing protein, translated as MNPAHLVCRAADAVWQPAPAPLDSAVGYRGWSVVDSAGPAVHTGFGLAELEPGGRLPWHVHSYEESLYVLTGEVVVGTPDGAALLTTGDYGWIPVAVPHTLRNESGTTVRFARMSAPQPRATHGLDTLVVPPQPDAVPIRPDVRDPRTRRYGHIDPENMNPALQTQDRLAVSASMRTALLVYSGISVKMMIDSDLGAVLSTMFMVQYEPGGFASPHDHPFEETYLILEGHVEATFGDATYTLGPGDVAWAGVGCPHGFRNTGDVPVRWLETQAPQPPSRYSYRFARDWDYLRDRLAKELASTKWASEGSMS; from the coding sequence GTGAATCCTGCGCACCTGGTGTGCCGCGCCGCCGATGCGGTGTGGCAACCGGCGCCGGCGCCGCTTGACTCCGCGGTCGGATACCGGGGCTGGTCGGTCGTCGACTCGGCAGGGCCGGCCGTGCACACCGGGTTCGGTCTCGCTGAACTCGAGCCCGGCGGGCGACTGCCCTGGCATGTCCATTCCTACGAAGAGAGCCTTTACGTGCTCACCGGGGAAGTCGTCGTCGGTACGCCGGACGGCGCCGCTCTTCTCACCACGGGTGACTACGGCTGGATTCCGGTGGCGGTGCCGCACACATTGCGCAATGAGAGCGGAACAACCGTCCGGTTCGCCCGGATGTCCGCTCCCCAGCCGCGCGCTACGCATGGTCTGGACACGCTCGTGGTTCCACCGCAGCCGGACGCCGTACCGATCCGGCCCGATGTCCGTGACCCGCGGACCCGCCGGTACGGGCACATTGACCCGGAGAACATGAATCCGGCGCTGCAGACCCAGGATCGGCTTGCCGTCTCGGCAAGCATGCGCACTGCGCTCCTCGTCTACAGCGGGATCTCGGTCAAGATGATGATCGATTCGGATCTCGGCGCCGTGCTCTCGACGATGTTCATGGTTCAGTACGAACCCGGCGGGTTCGCCAGTCCCCACGACCATCCGTTCGAGGAGACCTATCTCATCCTCGAAGGACATGTCGAGGCGACTTTCGGCGATGCGACGTACACCCTCGGGCCCGGCGACGTCGCGTGGGCGGGTGTTGGCTGCCCGCATGGTTTCCGCAACACCGGTGACGTGCCGGTGCGCTGGCTGGAGACCCAGGCGCCGCAACCGCCGTCGCGCTACTCGTATCGGTTCGCCCGCGACTGGGATTACCTGCGCGATCGACTCGCGAAAGAACTCGCCAGCACCAAATGGGCCTCGGAAGGGAGCATGTCGTGA
- a CDS encoding amidohydrolase family protein has protein sequence MGKILLKGGTVITMDEQIGDLPTGDVLIEDDRIAAVQPSIHADAEIVDCTGRIVIPGLIDTHRHTWEAAIRNCAPNATLDDYFVEILDTFAPLYRADDVYASNLAGALECLNAGITTLVDWSHINNTPEHPDAAIRGLQEAGIRAQYAYGSANTSLQKYWFFSAEAIPADDVRRIRSTYFSSDQGLLTMALATRGPGFTQDDVVRAEWGLARELGIPITVHVGMGRLAGRYGMVEQLDRLGLLGPDITYIHCCYFSEHEWRRVADTGGTISIAPQVEMQMGHGWPPVQKAHRYGLRPSLSIDVVTTVPGDMFTEMRAAFAGERARINAVYWELDQPIPEDTPTARRMLEMATRNGAHVVGLEDHIGSLTPGKKADVVILDARALNMAPVHDPVAAVVISADVSNVEHVIVNGGFRKRDGKLLTDVNRVRTLVENSRDYLVAAAAQKKEQVG, from the coding sequence ATGGGCAAGATCCTTCTCAAAGGCGGCACCGTCATTACCATGGACGAACAGATCGGCGACCTACCCACTGGTGACGTCCTTATCGAGGATGATCGAATCGCCGCCGTTCAACCGAGCATTCACGCGGATGCTGAGATTGTTGACTGCACAGGACGCATCGTCATCCCTGGACTGATCGATACGCACCGTCACACGTGGGAAGCGGCGATCCGCAACTGTGCGCCGAACGCAACCCTCGACGATTACTTCGTGGAGATTCTCGACACCTTCGCTCCTCTCTATCGAGCTGACGACGTGTACGCCAGCAACCTTGCCGGTGCGCTCGAATGCCTCAATGCCGGCATCACGACTCTCGTCGACTGGTCACACATCAACAACACGCCCGAACATCCGGATGCGGCTATCCGCGGACTGCAAGAGGCGGGCATCCGCGCACAGTACGCCTACGGCAGCGCGAACACCTCACTGCAGAAATATTGGTTCTTCAGCGCCGAGGCGATTCCGGCTGATGACGTACGGCGCATCCGCAGCACATACTTCTCCTCGGATCAAGGGCTGCTCACCATGGCGCTTGCCACCCGCGGACCAGGCTTCACCCAAGATGACGTTGTCCGCGCCGAGTGGGGGCTCGCCCGTGAGCTTGGCATTCCAATAACCGTGCATGTCGGCATGGGCCGGCTGGCCGGACGGTACGGCATGGTCGAGCAGCTCGATCGGCTTGGCTTACTGGGGCCGGATATCACCTACATTCACTGCTGTTACTTCAGCGAGCACGAATGGCGGCGGGTTGCCGACACCGGCGGCACCATATCCATCGCGCCGCAGGTGGAAATGCAGATGGGCCACGGCTGGCCGCCGGTACAGAAGGCACACCGTTACGGCCTGCGGCCGAGTCTCTCCATCGATGTCGTCACCACCGTTCCCGGCGACATGTTCACCGAAATGCGTGCCGCATTCGCCGGCGAGCGGGCCCGGATCAACGCCGTCTACTGGGAACTCGACCAGCCGATCCCCGAGGACACTCCGACAGCACGCCGAATGCTCGAAATGGCCACCCGCAACGGAGCACACGTGGTGGGACTCGAGGATCACATTGGTTCCCTCACACCGGGTAAGAAAGCGGACGTCGTGATACTGGACGCCCGCGCCCTGAACATGGCCCCGGTGCACGACCCAGTCGCCGCCGTCGTCATCTCGGCCGACGTGTCCAACGTCGAGCACGTCATCGTCAATGGCGGGTTCCGTAAGCGTGACGGAAAGCTCCTCACCGACGTGAACCGGGTGCGGACTCTCGTCGAGAATTCCCGGGATTACCTCGTGGCAGCGGCGGCGCAGAAGAAGGAGCAGGTGGGGTGA
- a CDS encoding M24 family metallopeptidase produces the protein MAIRTYGPNAVDWEQRIDLDRLRRDRLARLRATLETTELGALLAFDFANIRYMTATHIGTWAVDKLIRFALLPRGGEPIIWDFGSAARHHQLFNPWLDGTRRARAGISTLRGAFHPNAGIATELARKIATELREHGLANEPLGVDVIELPILAALQAEGVQVVDGQQVFLEARRIKTPDEIALLTQACAMVDAAYEELYAFLRPGVRENECVGVVSKVLYDLGSEYVEGVNAISGERCSPHPHVYSDRIIRPGDPAFFDILHSHLGYRTCYYRTFAVGSASPAMRDAYTRCREYMDAAIAMVKPGVTTADIVALWPKAQEFGFPDEEAAFALQYGHGVGLSIWEKPIFSRLVSLDHPETLEEGMVFALETYWPAADGWSAARIEEEVVVTADGCEVITKFPAEDLLVAGRRYWTINQPLPTLREPESHRNTPAGRGEMRLPPQPDARGK, from the coding sequence GTGGCCATTCGTACCTACGGTCCTAACGCCGTCGACTGGGAACAACGCATCGACCTGGATCGACTCCGCCGTGATCGACTCGCCCGACTCCGTGCCACCCTGGAGACGACCGAACTCGGAGCACTCCTCGCCTTCGACTTCGCGAATATCCGATACATGACGGCCACCCACATCGGCACTTGGGCGGTCGACAAACTCATCCGATTCGCGTTACTGCCACGCGGCGGAGAACCGATCATCTGGGACTTCGGCTCCGCCGCCCGTCACCACCAGCTCTTCAACCCGTGGCTGGACGGGACACGACGCGCACGTGCGGGTATTTCCACACTCCGCGGTGCTTTCCATCCGAACGCCGGCATCGCGACCGAGCTTGCGCGCAAAATCGCCACCGAGCTTCGCGAGCACGGCCTCGCCAACGAGCCTCTCGGCGTGGATGTCATCGAACTGCCGATCCTTGCCGCTCTGCAAGCTGAAGGCGTGCAGGTCGTCGACGGTCAACAGGTTTTCCTCGAAGCCCGGCGCATCAAGACTCCCGACGAAATCGCATTGCTCACACAAGCGTGCGCAATGGTCGATGCGGCATATGAAGAGCTGTATGCTTTTCTCCGTCCCGGCGTGCGTGAGAACGAATGCGTCGGCGTGGTTAGCAAGGTTCTTTACGACCTCGGCAGCGAATATGTCGAGGGAGTCAATGCCATCTCTGGGGAGCGCTGCTCCCCGCATCCGCACGTCTACAGCGACAGAATCATCCGGCCGGGTGATCCAGCGTTCTTCGACATCCTCCACAGCCACCTCGGTTACCGCACCTGCTACTACCGCACCTTCGCAGTGGGCAGCGCCTCCCCTGCGATGCGGGACGCCTACACACGATGCCGGGAATACATGGACGCCGCGATTGCCATGGTGAAGCCCGGAGTGACCACGGCTGACATCGTGGCGCTGTGGCCGAAGGCTCAGGAATTCGGATTCCCTGACGAGGAAGCCGCATTCGCGCTGCAATATGGTCACGGCGTCGGGCTCTCCATCTGGGAAAAGCCTATCTTCAGTCGGCTCGTCTCTCTTGATCACCCGGAAACCCTGGAAGAGGGCATGGTTTTCGCGCTCGAGACATACTGGCCGGCGGCGGACGGTTGGTCCGCAGCCCGCATCGAAGAAGAAGTCGTCGTCACGGCCGACGGATGCGAAGTCATCACGAAGTTTCCAGCCGAGGATCTCCTCGTGGCCGGCCGGCGGTATTGGACCATCAATCAGCCTCTTCCCACCCTCCGCGAGCCGGAATCCCATCGGAACACGCCTGCCGGACGTGGAGAAATGCGGCTTCCGCCGCAGCCTGACGCCCGCGGCAAGTGA
- a CDS encoding cupin domain-containing protein: MNVAQVPQVGERLRRARLRRGVSLRSLARDLGVSASLLSQIETGKSQPSVSTLYAITTALGLAMEEVFEQPTRARRSVAPPMEMDLSPPARAAREERHERLGPVVTPEDRKVLHLDSGVTWEWLGRLPHSHVEFLLITYHPGGTSSSNGGLMRHHGAEYGYLISGELILTLGFEEYRLRPGDAVSFASTTPHRLRNEGQQPAVGVWFVTEEV; this comes from the coding sequence GTGAACGTCGCCCAGGTACCACAGGTTGGTGAGCGGTTGCGCCGGGCCCGCTTGCGTCGCGGCGTCAGCCTGCGCAGTCTGGCCCGGGACTTGGGCGTCTCCGCGAGCCTGCTGTCCCAGATCGAGACAGGGAAGAGCCAGCCGTCGGTGAGCACCCTGTATGCGATAACGACCGCCCTCGGCCTGGCGATGGAGGAGGTTTTCGAGCAACCGACCCGTGCGCGGCGCTCCGTGGCGCCGCCGATGGAGATGGACCTCTCTCCGCCGGCGCGCGCCGCCCGCGAGGAGCGGCATGAGCGGCTCGGACCCGTGGTGACGCCTGAGGACCGGAAGGTGCTCCACCTGGATTCCGGTGTGACGTGGGAATGGCTTGGCCGGCTCCCACACAGCCACGTCGAGTTCCTCCTCATCACCTACCACCCTGGAGGAACCTCCTCGAGCAACGGCGGGCTGATGCGGCATCACGGCGCTGAGTATGGATATCTGATCAGCGGGGAACTCATTCTCACGCTCGGTTTCGAGGAATACCGCTTGCGTCCCGGTGACGCTGTTTCCTTTGCGTCGACCACTCCCCATCGGCTTCGGAACGAAGGCCAGCAGCCGGCCGTCGGCGTCTGGTTCGTCACTGAGGAGGTGTAG
- a CDS encoding NAD(P)-dependent oxidoreductase, with translation MTQVAVLGLGAMGSAMAARLHDAGAELILWNRTRERAQALGERLGAKVAATPAEAVADVPVALTSLADRRAVEDVFLGPDGVVAGARPGLVVAELSTVEPEVARAIAPELRAKGADILDVPVSGSVAVAREGGLTLMVGGEDASLDAIRPVLDIIGRRIFHLGPLGSGAAMKLAVNTVIHGLNAALAEGLVLAERAGIPRSLAYDVFASSAAGAPFVHYKRQAFEDPEHAPVDFRLALVRKDLELILALGEQTGTPLPQAAKNLAIVAAALDHVGDRDISALAVYLRGLASRSFSTEAPAPGTPQ, from the coding sequence GTGACACAGGTCGCAGTTCTCGGTCTCGGTGCGATGGGCAGCGCAATGGCGGCCCGGCTTCACGACGCCGGTGCTGAGCTCATTCTCTGGAACCGGACCCGCGAACGCGCGCAGGCGCTCGGCGAACGACTCGGCGCCAAGGTTGCTGCAACGCCCGCTGAAGCCGTGGCAGACGTTCCAGTTGCGCTCACCTCGCTTGCGGATCGTCGGGCGGTCGAGGACGTCTTCCTCGGTCCGGACGGCGTTGTGGCCGGTGCACGCCCCGGTCTCGTCGTGGCGGAGCTCAGCACCGTGGAGCCGGAGGTCGCTCGTGCCATCGCGCCCGAATTGCGCGCCAAGGGTGCCGACATCCTCGACGTTCCGGTCTCCGGCAGCGTCGCCGTAGCACGCGAGGGCGGTCTCACGCTGATGGTCGGTGGTGAGGACGCCAGCCTGGACGCGATCCGCCCGGTTCTCGACATCATTGGTCGACGGATTTTTCATCTGGGTCCTCTCGGCAGCGGCGCGGCCATGAAGCTCGCCGTCAACACCGTCATCCACGGGCTCAATGCGGCACTTGCCGAAGGACTCGTACTCGCCGAACGAGCAGGAATCCCGCGAAGCCTGGCGTACGACGTCTTCGCATCCAGCGCCGCCGGCGCGCCCTTCGTGCACTACAAGCGGCAAGCCTTCGAGGACCCCGAACACGCGCCGGTCGACTTCCGATTGGCACTCGTCCGCAAGGACCTCGAACTCATCCTGGCCCTAGGCGAACAGACCGGCACACCGCTGCCGCAGGCGGCGAAGAATCTCGCCATCGTCGCCGCTGCGCTCGACCACGTCGGCGATCGTGACATCTCCGCTCTCGCCGTTTACCTGCGTGGTCTAGCCTCCCGGTCTTTCTCAACCGAGGCACCGGCACCCGGCACGCCGCAATGA
- a CDS encoding thiamine pyrophosphate-dependent dehydrogenase E1 component subunit alpha yields the protein MRRPTDIGLPERPTFTAEVNGRELDLFELMVRLRFFERRAHDLFLQGLVKGTSHLSLGQEAVATGFAAAMEPTDLTFATYRGHAHTLSRGASMTGVMGELMGRSVGLMAGKGGSMHLTSVEHGMMGSYAIVGAHLPVAVGAAWSAKVRGTNQVVVCFFGDGTTNIGAFHEALSLAAVWRVPVVFVCENNLYMEYTSISSVTPVVRPLADRASAYGLSAVVVDGNDVAAVFDVARRSIAECRTGGGPVLIEALTYRQGGHSRADPGTYRPKEEVEAWLARDPVTCYREHLLASGYPAGTLDEIEARATAEVDRAVEEARTAAAPDVSLVEADLWADGSASWRS from the coding sequence GTGCGTCGTCCTACGGACATCGGTTTACCGGAACGTCCAACCTTCACCGCGGAGGTCAACGGTCGCGAACTGGATCTGTTCGAACTGATGGTGCGCCTGCGATTCTTCGAGCGGCGGGCTCACGACCTTTTCCTTCAAGGCCTGGTAAAAGGTACGTCGCATCTGTCGCTTGGTCAAGAGGCGGTGGCAACGGGCTTTGCCGCAGCGATGGAGCCGACGGATCTCACCTTTGCCACCTACCGGGGTCATGCACACACCCTTTCCCGGGGCGCATCAATGACCGGTGTTATGGGCGAGCTCATGGGCCGGTCGGTCGGCCTGATGGCTGGTAAGGGTGGTTCGATGCACTTGACCAGCGTTGAGCACGGCATGATGGGGTCATACGCCATCGTTGGCGCGCACCTCCCGGTGGCGGTCGGTGCCGCATGGTCCGCAAAAGTGCGTGGAACGAACCAAGTTGTCGTCTGCTTTTTCGGCGATGGGACGACGAATATCGGGGCCTTTCACGAGGCGCTGAGCCTTGCTGCAGTCTGGAGAGTTCCGGTCGTCTTCGTCTGCGAAAACAACTTGTACATGGAGTACACGTCGATTTCTTCGGTGACTCCGGTGGTGCGACCGCTGGCCGACCGTGCGTCCGCTTACGGTCTGTCCGCTGTCGTTGTCGACGGCAACGATGTCGCCGCCGTCTTCGATGTCGCCCGGCGCTCGATTGCCGAGTGCCGCACCGGCGGCGGCCCGGTGCTCATCGAGGCCCTTACCTACCGGCAGGGTGGGCATTCCCGAGCAGATCCCGGTACGTACCGGCCGAAGGAGGAAGTCGAGGCGTGGCTTGCCCGGGATCCGGTGACGTGTTACCGGGAGCACCTTCTTGCCAGCGGCTACCCGGCGGGCACTCTCGATGAGATCGAAGCGCGGGCCACGGCGGAGGTCGACCGCGCGGTGGAGGAGGCACGTACGGCGGCTGCCCCCGACGTGAGCTTGGTGGAAGCCGACCTTTGGGCAGATGGGAGTGCGTCGTGGCGGTCCTGA
- a CDS encoding alpha-ketoacid dehydrogenase subunit beta produces the protein MAVLSYREAVARGLAQEMARDSRVVLIGEDVGAAGGVFKATVGLLDQFGPSRVIDTPIAEQAIIGAAMGAAMNGMRPVAEIMFSDFFAVCWDQIANQIAKTRYMTHGQISLPLVIRTANGGGVRFGAQHSQSVENWAMMVPGLKVVAPSTPRDVVGLLAAAIRDPDPVIFFEHKSLYAVRDEVPDGEIVDELGRAVVRRQGRDATVVALAAMVPRALAAADRLAAEDGISVSVVDVRSLVPLDVSTLLDATRATGRVFTVEENPRLCGWGGEIVSILVEEAWPDLKAAPVRITTPHIPLPAADVLEDAAIPSVDRIVETIRKHVTAN, from the coding sequence GTGGCGGTCCTGAGTTATCGGGAGGCGGTGGCTCGCGGCCTCGCACAGGAAATGGCCCGGGATTCCCGGGTCGTGCTCATCGGAGAGGATGTCGGCGCCGCCGGGGGTGTTTTCAAGGCGACGGTCGGGCTCCTCGATCAATTCGGACCGAGCCGGGTCATCGATACGCCGATTGCCGAGCAGGCGATCATCGGCGCCGCAATGGGGGCGGCGATGAACGGCATGCGGCCGGTGGCGGAAATCATGTTCTCGGACTTCTTCGCCGTCTGCTGGGATCAGATTGCCAATCAGATCGCCAAGACGCGGTACATGACGCACGGTCAAATTTCCCTGCCTCTTGTCATCCGGACGGCCAACGGCGGGGGAGTCCGCTTTGGTGCCCAACACTCTCAGAGTGTCGAAAACTGGGCCATGATGGTTCCTGGCCTGAAGGTCGTTGCACCGTCGACCCCACGTGACGTTGTCGGCTTGCTTGCAGCGGCGATCCGCGATCCTGATCCGGTCATATTCTTCGAACACAAGTCGCTGTATGCGGTGCGCGACGAGGTTCCTGACGGAGAGATCGTTGACGAGCTGGGTCGCGCTGTCGTACGCCGACAGGGTCGGGACGCCACGGTGGTTGCATTGGCTGCCATGGTGCCAAGAGCTCTCGCCGCTGCGGACCGGTTGGCCGCTGAGGATGGCATTTCCGTCTCGGTGGTCGATGTCCGTTCGCTTGTGCCGCTCGACGTATCAACACTGCTTGACGCGACCCGGGCCACCGGCCGCGTGTTCACCGTGGAAGAGAATCCGCGCCTCTGCGGCTGGGGTGGCGAAATTGTCTCCATCCTCGTCGAAGAGGCGTGGCCTGACCTTAAGGCGGCCCCGGTACGCATCACCACGCCGCACATTCCCCTCCCGGCGGCTGATGTCTTGGAAGATGCCGCTATTCCCAGCGTCGACCGTATCGTTGAAACCATTCGCAAGCACGTGACAGCAAACTGA
- a CDS encoding biotin/lipoyl-containing protein, with the protein MERSVFEVRMPQLGETVQTGTIKAWHKKVGDTVRADETLLEVSSDKVDVDIPAQADGVLKEIRVAEGEEVAVGTVIAVID; encoded by the coding sequence GTGGAGCGTTCAGTGTTCGAAGTCCGCATGCCGCAACTCGGTGAGACCGTGCAGACCGGCACGATTAAGGCTTGGCACAAGAAGGTCGGTGATACGGTACGGGCCGACGAGACGCTGCTCGAGGTTTCCAGCGACAAGGTCGACGTCGATATTCCCGCACAGGCCGACGGCGTCCTCAAGGAGATTCGCGTAGCCGAGGGTGAAGAAGTCGCTGTCGGTACGGTGATTGCGGTCATCGACTAG